A region from the Kineothrix sp. IPX-CK genome encodes:
- a CDS encoding fused MFS/spermidine synthase gives MGTRNILKNKYYLYMTEFFAGTAVMAVELGASRLLAPYFSSSQIVWTIIIGTIMIAMALGNIWGGRSADRNPDPDKLYMRLIIAAIWIAAIPLVGKYIILGISAVLVFTVNNNFLILAGFIACMVIFVFPLFLLGTVTPSLVKYTVESLDDSGKTVGTLGAFNTIGSIIGTFMPTFVTIPAVGTSITFLIFSGILLVLGLVYFFSKKKKGKACAAATVLFVLCGIFGNSDSFAFWEKNLVYEGESIYNYLQVKETDDSVILSTNVLFGVQSIMKKDDSLTGMYYDYALAAPVMAGIAERGEGDILILGMGTGTYAKQCMKYFDNINVEGVEIDQKITDLAREYFELPDAVNVTTYDGRAYLQAIDDKYDVIMVDAYQDITIPFQMSSIEFFTMVKEHLKDNGVMVVNMNMHSEEKGNINDYLSDTIANVFPHVFTVNVKGATNRELFATLNEDAAEYLKMSADVNSEHNKDYVAEINNEELAAMIRIVDAGLTAYEKGEYLLTDDKAPVELLGMSVIDGLIRDEIGYYKEIFKEQGISGLLNQM, from the coding sequence ATGGGAACAAGAAACATTTTGAAAAACAAGTATTATCTTTATATGACGGAATTCTTTGCGGGAACGGCAGTAATGGCAGTAGAGCTGGGCGCCAGCAGGCTGTTAGCGCCTTATTTCAGTTCTTCCCAGATCGTATGGACAATTATCATAGGCACTATTATGATCGCCATGGCTTTAGGAAATATATGGGGAGGCCGGAGTGCAGATAGGAATCCGGATCCGGACAAGCTGTATATGAGATTAATTATTGCCGCTATTTGGATTGCAGCGATTCCTCTTGTTGGCAAATATATTATACTGGGAATATCTGCGGTGCTGGTATTTACGGTCAATAATAACTTTTTGATTCTGGCGGGCTTCATTGCCTGTATGGTCATATTCGTTTTTCCGCTTTTTTTACTCGGAACGGTAACGCCGTCACTAGTGAAATATACGGTGGAGAGCTTGGATGACAGCGGCAAGACTGTAGGAACCTTAGGCGCCTTCAACACTATCGGAAGTATTATCGGAACCTTCATGCCAACCTTTGTCACCATTCCGGCGGTTGGAACCTCCATTACCTTTTTGATTTTCTCGGGTATCCTGCTTGTTCTCGGACTGGTATATTTCTTTAGCAAGAAGAAAAAAGGGAAGGCCTGTGCTGCAGCAACTGTGCTTTTTGTACTATGCGGCATCTTCGGGAACTCGGACAGTTTCGCCTTTTGGGAAAAGAATCTGGTTTACGAGGGGGAATCCATTTACAACTATTTGCAGGTGAAGGAAACCGATGACAGTGTTATCCTTTCCACGAACGTATTATTCGGGGTGCAGTCGATCATGAAAAAAGACGACTCCCTCACCGGGATGTATTACGATTATGCTCTTGCCGCACCCGTCATGGCAGGCATTGCCGAGCGCGGAGAAGGGGATATACTTATTCTTGGGATGGGTACGGGAACATATGCCAAACAGTGTATGAAGTATTTTGATAACATAAACGTGGAAGGTGTGGAAATCGACCAAAAGATTACGGATTTGGCGAGAGAATATTTTGAATTGCCCGATGCGGTCAACGTGACGACTTACGACGGCCGCGCTTACCTTCAAGCAATAGACGATAAATATGATGTCATCATGGTAGACGCCTATCAGGATATTACGATTCCCTTCCAGATGTCTTCCATAGAGTTTTTTACTATGGTAAAGGAGCATTTAAAGGATAACGGAGTGATGGTGGTAAATATGAATATGCATTCTGAAGAAAAAGGTAATATTAATGATTATCTTTCGGATACTATCGCGAACGTCTTCCCCCATGTATTCACGGTAAATGTTAAGGGTGCTACTAACAGAGAGCTTTTTGCCACATTAAATGAGGATGCGGCGGAGTATTTGAAAATGAGTGCCGATGTAAATTCTGAACATAATAAAGACTATGTCGCTGAAATTAACAACGAAGAGCTGGCGGCTATGATAAGGATTGTAGACGCAGGACTTACGGCTTATGAAAAGGGAGAATATCTTCTGACCGACGATAAGGCTCCGGTGGAGCTGCTTGGAATGAGCGTAATCGATGGATTGATTCGGGATGAAATCGGCTATTATAAGGAAATTTTTAAAGAGCAGGGCATTTCCGGTCTGTTGAACCAAATGTAG
- the eno gene encoding phosphopyruvate hydratase, with protein sequence MNYLEIEKVIGREIIDSRGNPTVEAEVHLFDGTVGRGAAPSGASTGEFEALELRDADKNRFGGKGVLKAVHNINTVINDTLKGMDASDIYGVDAAMIKADGTNDKSKLGANAILAVSIACARAAAIALDIPLYRFLGGVNSNRLPVPMMNILNGGAHAANTVDVQEFMIMPVGASSFKEGLRQCTEVFHALASLLKKKGLATSVGDEGGFAPDLASDEEAIEYILEAVKAAGYEPGKDFVLAMDAASSEWKGEKKGEYVLPKNGKKFTSVELVAHWKELCEKYPIYSIEDGLDEEDWEGWQIMTKELGDKVQLVGDDLFVTNTERLQKGIGLGCGNSILIKLNQIGSVSETLEAIKMAHKAGYTAISSHRSGETEDTTIADLAVALNTCQIKTGAPSRSERVAKYNQLLRIEEELGASAVYPGFDAF encoded by the coding sequence ATGAATTATTTGGAAATTGAAAAAGTAATCGGACGCGAAATCATCGACTCAAGAGGAAATCCCACCGTAGAAGCAGAGGTTCATCTGTTTGACGGCACCGTGGGCAGAGGGGCAGCGCCCAGTGGGGCTTCCACCGGAGAGTTTGAGGCGCTGGAGCTGCGCGACGCAGACAAGAACCGTTTTGGAGGAAAGGGCGTTCTTAAGGCGGTACATAATATCAATACGGTAATTAATGATACTTTAAAGGGGATGGATGCTTCTGACATCTATGGAGTAGATGCAGCAATGATAAAGGCGGACGGTACGAATGATAAGTCTAAGCTTGGAGCCAACGCTATACTGGCCGTTTCTATTGCATGTGCGAGAGCAGCAGCTATTGCACTCGATATTCCGCTTTATCGTTTCCTCGGCGGTGTTAACAGCAACAGACTTCCGGTGCCTATGATGAATATTTTAAACGGCGGCGCACATGCAGCGAACACTGTAGACGTTCAGGAATTCATGATCATGCCCGTAGGCGCAAGCAGCTTCAAAGAAGGACTCCGCCAGTGTACGGAGGTATTCCATGCGTTAGCGTCATTGCTCAAGAAAAAGGGATTGGCTACCTCCGTGGGAGATGAAGGAGGATTCGCACCCGACCTCGCAAGCGATGAGGAAGCAATCGAGTATATCCTGGAAGCAGTAAAGGCGGCGGGTTACGAACCGGGCAAAGATTTTGTACTGGCTATGGACGCAGCTTCCAGCGAATGGAAGGGTGAGAAAAAGGGGGAATATGTACTTCCCAAAAATGGCAAAAAGTTTACTTCCGTAGAATTAGTGGCTCACTGGAAGGAGCTTTGCGAAAAATATCCTATCTATTCTATCGAAGATGGTTTGGACGAGGAGGACTGGGAAGGTTGGCAGATTATGACCAAGGAACTGGGAGATAAGGTACAGTTGGTAGGCGACGACTTGTTCGTGACCAATACCGAGCGTCTCCAAAAAGGCATTGGCCTCGGCTGTGGCAACTCCATCCTTATTAAATTAAATCAAATCGGCTCCGTATCGGAGACCTTGGAAGCTATTAAAATGGCACATAAGGCGGGCTATACTGCAATTTCTTCCCATCGTTCGGGAGAAACAGAGGATACGACTATCGCTGATTTGGCTGTAGCGTTGAACACCTGCCAGATCAAGACTGGTGCACCGAGCAGAAGTGAAAGAGTTGCAAAGTATAATCAATTGCTGCGCATCGAGGAAGAACTTGGAGCAAGCGCTGTATACCCTGGCTTCGACGCTTTTTAA
- a CDS encoding metal-dependent transcriptional regulator translates to MHINESAENYLETILILSKSHPVVRSVDVAEELGFKKSSVSVAMKNLREKEYITVSKEGFIRLTTAGREIADIIYERHELLSSWLVKLGVDKKTAADDACRIEHVISAESFEAIKKYIK, encoded by the coding sequence ATGCATATAAACGAATCAGCAGAAAACTATTTAGAAACTATTTTAATATTGAGCAAATCCCATCCAGTAGTACGTTCCGTGGACGTCGCCGAGGAACTGGGGTTCAAGAAGTCCAGCGTCAGTGTGGCGATGAAAAACCTGCGTGAAAAAGAATATATAACCGTATCCAAGGAAGGATTCATCCGGCTTACCACAGCGGGCCGGGAAATCGCCGATATAATATATGAACGCCACGAGCTGCTCTCCTCCTGGCTGGTGAAGCTTGGTGTGGATAAAAAGACCGCTGCCGACGACGCCTGTCGCATCGAGCATGTTATCAGTGCGGAAAGTTTTGAGGCAATCAAGAAGTATATTAAATAA
- a CDS encoding FeoA family protein — translation MPLTMVKAGEPNVIRKIGGKEETRRFLENLGFVTGGIVTVVSEIGGNMIVNVKDSRVAIGKDMAIKIMVN, via the coding sequence ATGCCCTTAACAATGGTAAAAGCAGGAGAACCTAATGTAATACGTAAAATCGGCGGCAAGGAAGAAACTCGGAGATTTTTAGAAAACCTCGGCTTTGTAACGGGCGGCATAGTTACCGTAGTATCTGAAATCGGCGGCAATATGATAGTCAATGTGAAGGATTCCAGAGTTGCTATCGGCAAAGATATGGCGATTAAAATTATGGTAAATTAA
- a CDS encoding ferrous iron transport protein A yields the protein MKTLKDVSCGETVKVMKLTGEGPVKRRIMDMGITKGVDIFVRKVAPLGDPVEVMVRGYELSLRKADAEMISVE from the coding sequence ATGAAGACATTAAAGGATGTTTCGTGCGGCGAAACGGTAAAAGTGATGAAGCTGACGGGAGAAGGCCCCGTAAAGAGGCGTATCATGGATATGGGAATCACGAAGGGCGTGGATATTTTCGTAAGAAAAGTAGCTCCCCTTGGAGACCCTGTAGAGGTTATGGTGAGAGGCTATGAATTATCCTTGCGTAAGGCTGATGCCGAGATGATTTCGGTGGAATAA